One genomic window of Luteitalea pratensis includes the following:
- a CDS encoding nitrilase-related carbon-nitrogen hydrolase: MTSSRLRYAAAACQTDLPNPRTRDEMRGNTDRMIAMIDAAVIGSQPFLPVRLVVFPEFAHAAPAYASVESLLEHLAVPIPNEHTDRLVQRARQHDIYIQSGSMIEVDPRWPGVVFNTTCLIGPDGILTRYRKVNPWIPFEVHASPHDIPGYDEPLFPVADTPIGKLGCAICYDWLFPEAIRQLAANGAEVLIRVSAYMDPWGATEPMNWWTLVNRTRALENMAYVVAANQGASLAHYPPYSWPGGSQVVDFDGRLLAEASPGPGERIVVAPIDIDAIRHERATRTGHHMLAHLRTPAYPVYQQPGFPPAGVESAITYESNIARIQQRKQRMDP; the protein is encoded by the coding sequence ATGACGAGCTCCCGCCTGCGATACGCGGCCGCGGCGTGCCAGACCGACCTGCCCAATCCGCGCACACGCGACGAGATGCGCGGGAACACCGACCGCATGATCGCGATGATCGATGCGGCGGTGATCGGCAGCCAGCCGTTCCTGCCGGTGCGACTGGTGGTGTTCCCCGAATTCGCGCATGCCGCTCCGGCCTATGCGAGTGTCGAATCCCTGCTCGAACACCTCGCCGTGCCGATCCCGAATGAGCACACGGATCGGCTGGTGCAGCGGGCCCGCCAGCACGACATCTACATACAGAGCGGGTCGATGATCGAGGTCGATCCGCGTTGGCCCGGAGTCGTGTTCAATACGACGTGCCTGATCGGCCCGGACGGCATCCTCACCAGGTACCGCAAGGTCAACCCGTGGATACCGTTCGAGGTCCACGCCAGCCCTCACGACATCCCCGGCTACGACGAACCGCTGTTCCCCGTGGCCGATACACCGATCGGCAAGCTCGGGTGCGCCATCTGCTACGACTGGCTGTTCCCCGAAGCCATCCGCCAACTCGCTGCCAACGGTGCGGAGGTCCTGATCCGCGTGTCTGCCTACATGGACCCGTGGGGCGCGACCGAGCCGATGAACTGGTGGACGCTGGTCAACCGCACGCGTGCACTCGAGAACATGGCGTACGTCGTCGCGGCCAACCAGGGTGCGAGCCTCGCGCACTATCCGCCGTATTCCTGGCCCGGCGGCAGCCAGGTCGTGGACTTCGACGGGAGGCTGCTCGCAGAAGCCTCCCCCGGCCCCGGCGAGCGCATCGTCGTCGCGCCGATCGACATCGACGCGATCCGTCACGAGCGTGCCACGCGCACCGGCCACCACATGCTGGCGCACCTGCGGACGCCCGCATATCCGGTCTACCAGCAACCCGGCTTTCCGCCCGCCGGCGTCGAGTCAGCGATTACCTACGAGTCGAACATCGCGCGGATCCAGCAGCGCAAACAGAGGATGGATCCGTGA
- a CDS encoding CRTAC1 family protein: MTFRHTSGAFGKKYLPETMGAGVVVLDFDNDGHQDLFFANGKAWPGRPPLRSLPALYRSTGAGTFTDVTRAAGLAFEAYGMGAAAADYDNDGFVDLFVTALGGNRLFRNTGKGTFEDVTQRASVGRVGFSTSAAWFDYDKDGRLDLIVANYVQWQLEKDIHCTLDGKTKSYCTPESYKGETPFLFHNLGNGTFEDATTKAGLNDPASKGLGVGLLDYNADGYLDVFVANDTQPNRLYRNTGKGTFVDEAVTAGVAFNEAGVARAGMGVDAADFDGSGRPGLLIGNFSNEMLSLYRNEGNGLFIDDAPTSSLGRESLLSLTFACFFFDADNDGLLDIFTANGHVADDINRVQPKVTYAQASHLYRNGGKARFSNVAAGIPALMTPTVARGAAHLDMDNDGDQDLIVTVNNGPARVLRNDSAGGRALRLSLVGVKSNRSAIGAEVRVTTGGATRIGMVKTGSSYLSQSELPLTFGLGTATRVEQVEIRWPSGQVDRLGPQDAGQTLVVTEAKGVTRRVAFGR; encoded by the coding sequence GTGACGTTCCGTCACACCAGCGGCGCGTTCGGCAAGAAGTACCTGCCCGAGACCATGGGTGCCGGCGTCGTCGTGCTCGACTTCGACAACGATGGCCACCAGGATCTGTTCTTCGCCAATGGCAAGGCGTGGCCGGGACGCCCGCCGCTGCGCAGCCTGCCGGCGCTGTATCGCAGCACCGGCGCCGGCACGTTCACCGACGTCACCAGGGCAGCAGGCCTGGCCTTCGAGGCGTACGGGATGGGCGCGGCGGCCGCCGACTACGACAACGACGGCTTCGTCGACCTGTTCGTGACCGCCCTCGGCGGCAATCGCCTCTTCCGCAACACCGGCAAGGGCACCTTCGAGGACGTCACGCAGCGCGCCAGCGTCGGTCGGGTCGGCTTCTCCACCAGCGCGGCCTGGTTCGACTACGACAAGGACGGCCGGCTCGACCTGATCGTCGCCAACTACGTGCAGTGGCAACTCGAGAAGGACATCCATTGCACGCTCGATGGCAAGACGAAGTCGTACTGCACACCGGAGAGCTACAAGGGCGAGACGCCGTTTCTCTTCCACAACCTCGGCAACGGTACGTTCGAGGACGCGACCACGAAGGCCGGCCTGAACGATCCCGCCAGCAAGGGGCTCGGCGTCGGCCTGCTGGACTACAACGCCGACGGCTATCTCGACGTGTTCGTGGCCAACGACACGCAGCCCAACCGGCTCTATCGCAACACCGGCAAGGGCACGTTCGTGGACGAAGCGGTCACCGCCGGCGTCGCCTTCAACGAAGCGGGCGTGGCCCGCGCCGGCATGGGTGTGGACGCGGCCGACTTCGATGGATCCGGGCGCCCGGGACTGCTGATCGGCAACTTCTCCAACGAGATGCTGTCGCTCTATCGCAACGAAGGCAACGGGCTGTTCATCGACGATGCGCCGACATCGAGCCTCGGACGCGAATCGCTCCTGTCACTGACCTTCGCGTGCTTCTTCTTCGATGCCGACAACGACGGCCTGCTCGACATCTTCACCGCCAATGGGCACGTGGCCGACGACATCAATCGCGTCCAGCCGAAGGTCACCTACGCGCAGGCCTCGCACCTGTACCGGAACGGCGGCAAGGCCCGTTTCTCCAACGTCGCTGCCGGTATCCCGGCGCTGATGACGCCGACCGTGGCGCGCGGCGCGGCGCACCTCGACATGGACAACGACGGCGATCAGGATCTCATCGTGACGGTGAACAACGGCCCGGCGCGCGTGCTGCGCAACGACTCCGCCGGTGGGCGCGCACTGCGGCTGTCGCTCGTCGGCGTCAAGTCGAACCGTTCGGCCATCGGCGCCGAGGTCCGCGTGACGACCGGCGGCGCGACACGGATCGGGATGGTCAAGACCGGCTCGAGCTACCTCTCGCAGAGCGAACTGCCGCTCACCTTCGGGCTCGGCACGGCGACCAGGGTGGAGCAGGTCGAAATCCGCTGGCCGAGCGGCCAGGTCGATCGTCTCGGCCCGCAGGACGCCGGCCAGACGCTCGTGGTCACCGAGGCCAAGGGCGTTACACGCCGCGTCGCGTTCGGACGATAA
- a CDS encoding FG-GAP repeat domain-containing protein, producing MMPQSLILLAGVVTLGVVLTAQPTSSPRDVRERAWQANNLGVAYLEQFNYAKAATQFEAALTIDAAFVPARVNLAIARMYEPDLPAAVKAATAAAEASSAPPHATFVLGLIARSENREEDALAAFRRVLQADPDDVASLVNLGQLLLQRRAYAEAVPVFGKAVELEPYNVSALYNLAVAQTRAGQRELGAATTAKFQVLRETGYGTTYSNTYMEQGRYAEAILSTGAEADVAPTPTALTYATAGLAFGSGTSSTVIAAGDLDHDGHSDYLVVTDAGFDAYVNTGAAPRRLRSASWPLPAAFAPRGAIVADTDNDGKADVLLHGRGGIALWRQKAGASGTAIDFEDVTARTGIMTALDVRTAALVDLDHDGDTDLVIGGANRIDGSPAPLAAWRNNGDGTFADISANALPAQEPLVALALIPTDVDMRRDIDLLVLGEDGRIRLWRNMRDASFREVSTTVGLDALPPAATIAVGDATKDGFPDIAVSARTGSSVLAVGASNNRFTARPFDALAAGALAAQMVDADNDGLLDVVTLAADGVRVARQAAGGAFEDITGRTGLTNAERRTPNADVSAVVSAKAEDRLVRRSLGEGGLPTPDALVLLDADLSGSMDIVTVRAGKATLHLAGGVATPGFHVALTGQVSNRGGIGAKVEMRAGSLWQKLETSAASPAAAPADILFGLGTRPAVDVVRVLWPAGIVQAEPIGADTQKKRSLEVVELDRKPSSCPYLYSWNGERFEFVTDFLGGGEMGYQVSPGVYSTPDPEEFVRIRADQLRARDGRYELRVTNELEETLFLDHLSLVAIDHPAGTDVYPREGLVSSPAAGLQVETLRERRPVQRVIDASGRDATANAARTDRTFVDGLPLLPVRGYAKPHGMTLDLGAATPSRGAVLLLTGWTDYAFSSDNIAASHAGHALHPPSLQVRNGNGEWQTVIEEIGVPVGRPQTIVVDLTDRFLSASREVRIATSMRVYWDQVEIATRYAECGNAECGSVESVGKSGQSPGRADDGRARSPWAPKRVARRRPSPAQGVDDNHIVVTRVPASSATLGWRGFSEMTSPREPLTFDYSRVTAISPWKQMPGRYTREGDVGALLQAVDDQFVVSRPGDEVSLAFEATALPTLRAGWTRTFLLHGDGYSKEMDINSASPDQAWPLPSHRMTRYPAPSSWPEPAWFTRYNTRIVGRQVPRLAGVPPGRLVRRSPGAGGSLGEGELR from the coding sequence ATGATGCCCCAATCCCTGATCCTGCTTGCCGGCGTGGTCACGCTCGGCGTCGTGCTCACGGCGCAGCCAACGTCCTCACCGCGCGATGTGCGGGAGCGGGCCTGGCAGGCCAACAACCTCGGCGTCGCCTATCTCGAGCAGTTCAACTATGCGAAGGCGGCAACACAATTCGAGGCAGCGCTGACCATCGACGCTGCCTTCGTGCCGGCGCGCGTCAACCTCGCGATCGCGCGCATGTACGAGCCGGACCTGCCGGCCGCAGTCAAGGCTGCGACCGCTGCCGCCGAGGCGTCATCGGCGCCGCCGCACGCCACCTTCGTGCTCGGGCTGATTGCCCGCAGCGAGAATCGCGAGGAGGATGCGCTAGCCGCATTCCGGCGCGTGCTGCAGGCGGACCCAGACGATGTCGCGTCGCTCGTGAACCTCGGCCAGCTGCTCCTGCAGCGGCGCGCCTACGCGGAGGCCGTTCCCGTCTTCGGCAAGGCGGTCGAACTCGAGCCCTACAACGTCTCGGCGCTCTACAACCTCGCGGTCGCCCAGACCCGCGCCGGCCAGCGCGAACTCGGGGCCGCCACGACAGCAAAGTTCCAGGTGCTGCGCGAGACGGGCTACGGCACCACGTATTCGAACACCTACATGGAACAGGGCCGGTACGCGGAGGCCATCCTGTCGACCGGCGCCGAAGCTGACGTCGCGCCAACCCCGACGGCGCTGACCTACGCCACCGCCGGCCTCGCATTCGGGAGCGGCACGTCTTCGACGGTGATCGCCGCCGGAGATCTCGATCACGACGGGCACAGCGACTACCTCGTGGTCACCGACGCAGGCTTCGACGCGTACGTGAACACCGGGGCCGCGCCGCGTCGGCTGCGGTCCGCGTCGTGGCCGTTACCTGCGGCATTTGCGCCCCGCGGCGCGATCGTCGCCGACACCGACAACGACGGCAAGGCGGACGTGTTGCTGCACGGACGCGGCGGCATCGCCCTGTGGAGGCAGAAGGCCGGCGCCAGCGGTACCGCCATCGACTTCGAGGACGTCACCGCCCGGACCGGCATCATGACCGCACTCGACGTCAGGACTGCGGCACTCGTCGATCTCGACCACGATGGCGATACCGACCTGGTGATCGGCGGTGCGAACCGCATCGACGGATCGCCAGCCCCCCTCGCCGCCTGGCGCAACAACGGCGACGGCACCTTTGCCGACATCTCCGCGAACGCGCTCCCGGCGCAGGAACCGCTGGTGGCCCTGGCCCTCATCCCAACCGACGTGGACATGCGCCGCGACATCGACCTGCTCGTGCTCGGCGAGGACGGCCGCATCCGTTTGTGGCGCAACATGCGGGACGCCTCGTTCCGCGAGGTATCGACCACTGTGGGACTCGACGCGCTGCCGCCGGCGGCGACGATCGCCGTCGGCGACGCGACCAAGGACGGCTTCCCGGACATCGCGGTGAGCGCCCGCACCGGCAGCAGCGTCCTCGCCGTCGGCGCATCGAACAATCGCTTCACGGCCAGGCCCTTCGACGCGCTTGCCGCCGGTGCGCTCGCGGCGCAGATGGTCGACGCCGACAACGATGGGCTACTCGACGTGGTCACCCTCGCCGCCGATGGCGTCCGCGTCGCGCGGCAGGCCGCCGGCGGCGCGTTCGAGGACATCACCGGGCGGACGGGATTGACGAACGCCGAACGCCGAACGCCGAACGCCGACGTGTCCGCCGTAGTCTCAGCGAAGGCGGAAGACCGACTTGTCCGCCGTAGCCTTGGCGAAGGCGGACTCCCGACTCCCGACGCCCTTGTGCTGCTCGATGCCGACCTGTCCGGATCGATGGACATCGTCACGGTACGCGCCGGCAAGGCGACGCTGCACCTGGCCGGGGGCGTCGCCACGCCGGGCTTCCACGTCGCGCTGACCGGACAGGTGAGCAACCGCGGTGGCATCGGCGCGAAGGTGGAGATGCGGGCCGGCAGCCTGTGGCAGAAGCTCGAGACCTCGGCCGCCTCGCCGGCGGCGGCGCCGGCCGACATCCTGTTCGGGTTGGGCACGCGGCCCGCTGTCGACGTCGTGCGTGTGCTGTGGCCAGCCGGCATCGTGCAGGCCGAGCCGATCGGTGCCGACACGCAGAAGAAGCGCTCGCTCGAAGTCGTCGAGCTCGATCGGAAGCCCTCGTCGTGCCCGTATCTCTACTCATGGAATGGCGAGCGCTTCGAGTTCGTCACCGACTTTCTCGGTGGCGGCGAGATGGGCTACCAGGTCTCGCCTGGCGTCTACAGCACGCCTGACCCGGAAGAGTTCGTCCGCATCCGCGCCGACCAGTTGCGGGCGCGCGACGGCCGGTACGAGTTGCGCGTGACCAATGAACTCGAGGAGACGCTGTTTCTCGACCACCTGTCGCTCGTCGCCATCGATCATCCAGCCGGGACAGACGTGTACCCACGCGAGGGCCTGGTGTCGTCACCGGCGGCCGGGCTGCAGGTGGAGACGCTGCGCGAGCGTCGTCCAGTCCAGCGGGTGATCGACGCGTCCGGCCGCGACGCCACCGCCAACGCGGCTCGCACCGACCGCACGTTCGTCGACGGCCTGCCGCTTCTGCCTGTGCGCGGCTACGCGAAGCCGCACGGCATGACCCTCGATCTCGGTGCGGCCACGCCATCGCGTGGTGCCGTGCTGCTGCTGACCGGGTGGACCGACTATGCCTTCTCGAGCGACAACATCGCCGCTTCGCATGCCGGCCATGCCCTGCATCCACCATCGCTGCAGGTGCGCAACGGCAATGGCGAGTGGCAGACGGTAATCGAGGAAATTGGCGTGCCGGTCGGCCGTCCGCAGACGATCGTGGTCGACCTCACTGATCGCTTCCTCTCCGCGAGCCGCGAGGTCCGCATTGCCACCAGCATGCGCGTGTACTGGGACCAGGTCGAGATCGCCACCCGCTATGCGGAATGCGGCAATGCCGAATGCGGGAGTGTCGAGAGCGTCGGCAAGTCGGGTCAGTCACCAGGTAGGGCCGATGACGGTAGGGCCCGCTCTCCTTGGGCGCCGAAGCGCGTAGCGCGAAGGCGGCCGAGCCCGGCCCAAGGCGTGGACGACAATCACATCGTCGTGACCCGCGTGCCCGCGTCGAGCGCCACGCTTGGTTGGCGTGGCTTCTCCGAGATGACCTCGCCCCGGGAGCCTCTCACCTTCGACTACAGCCGCGTGACCGCTATCTCCCCATGGAAGCAGATGCCGGGACGCTATACGCGTGAGGGTGACGTCGGCGCGCTCCTGCAAGCGGTCGACGACCAGTTCGTCGTCTCGCGGCCCGGCGACGAAGTGTCGCTCGCCTTCGAGGCCACGGCGTTGCCGACATTGCGCGCTGGCTGGACCCGCACGTTCCTCCTGCACGGGGACGGGTACAGCAAGGAGATGGACATCAACTCCGCGAGCCCGGACCAGGCGTGGCCGCTGCCCTCGCATCGGATGACGCGCTACCCGGCGCCGTCGTCCTGGCCCGAGCCGGCCTGGTTCACGCGGTACAACACGCGGATCGTCGGTCGTCAGGTGCCGCGCCTCGCCGGAGTGCCTCCCGGCCGTCTTGTCCGCCGTAGCCCTGGCGCAGGCGGAAGCCTTGGCGAAGGCGAGCTGCGATGA
- a CDS encoding tetratricopeptide repeat protein yields the protein MSAQLLSGRRAWWLAGFFLLLLNSAYLGAFATASGFYYAQVALHVVGGIVLGATALRFLARHRRVPEGWGVAIGPLLVALATGLILSWTGATRPWRWLLYTHIAASVLGTVPVLLALLVRSFGPGFRGTADVRAARLLRVGVAVTLVALVGSVAYVSRYGAVRRASYRIRNPSIVPTSMREEGAGPASRFFPSSANTDRNTVIPSNFFMTSKDCARCHKQIYDEWNESAHHFASFNNQWYRKSIEYMQDMVGTTPSKWCAGCHDHAVFFNGRFDTPIKQQIDTPEAQNGLSCTSCHAITHVGSSMGNGNFVIEYPPLHDLAVSGQPLLQWTHDKLLELDPQPHRETFLKPFMTDQTPEYCSSCHKVHLDVPVNGYRWIRGFNDYDNWQASGVSGMGARAFYYPAKSAGCGDCHMPKVASTDPTARDGKHKSHRFAAANTALPFVNGHATQLKAVQSFLKDGQVSIDIFGLVRSSAGTAGEERAVAGSEPRAASTFAVGEESINFGASTAVLKPALPVVAPLDKVTPAVRRGESVRLEVVVRTRKVGHFFPGGTVDGFDVWVELEAVDSKGRTIMHSGVVADDGKGPVEPGAHFYRSLLLDARGNPINKRNAWSARSVAYVRLIPPGAADTIHYRLDVPADAGDRITLKARLNYRKFAWWNTQWAFAGVRDPAQRDASIGRDHDSGRWLFTGDTSHVPGGVKAIPAIPITVMAEATATLQVVGATDPLPPDAPLVHQSVRERWNDYGIGLLLQGDLKGAEAAFLNVTQAEPGYADGWVNVARARINEGNVDGAGEVLKKALAINPALAKTHFFVGQTAKSLGNYDDAITHLREAARQFPRDRVVRNQLGRVLFLKRQYPEAVSEFKAALDVDPEDLQAHYNLMLCYQGMGQQELAMRERTLYERFKADEASQAITGDYRRLNPDDNNERQGVHEHRQASAWPAGGRDGSPSRPSPKSHPSPAETARTWTAQRAVPTSQK from the coding sequence ATGTCTGCTCAGCTCCTTTCCGGGCGCCGCGCGTGGTGGCTCGCCGGCTTCTTCCTGCTGCTCCTGAACAGCGCCTACCTCGGCGCATTCGCAACCGCGTCGGGCTTCTACTACGCGCAGGTGGCGCTGCACGTGGTCGGTGGCATCGTGCTCGGCGCGACGGCCCTGCGGTTCCTGGCGCGGCACCGCCGCGTGCCGGAGGGCTGGGGCGTCGCCATCGGTCCGCTGCTCGTCGCGCTTGCCACCGGGCTGATCCTCTCCTGGACCGGCGCGACCCGCCCCTGGCGCTGGCTCCTCTACACGCACATCGCGGCGTCGGTCCTCGGGACCGTGCCGGTACTCCTGGCGCTGCTGGTGAGGTCCTTTGGCCCGGGCTTCCGTGGCACGGCCGACGTCCGGGCGGCCCGGTTGCTGCGCGTCGGCGTGGCCGTCACGCTCGTCGCGCTGGTCGGCTCGGTGGCGTACGTGAGCCGCTATGGTGCGGTGCGCCGGGCGTCCTACCGCATCCGGAACCCGTCGATCGTGCCGACGTCGATGCGCGAAGAGGGCGCGGGTCCCGCAAGTCGGTTCTTCCCGTCATCGGCCAACACCGACCGCAACACCGTGATCCCCTCGAACTTCTTCATGACGAGCAAGGACTGCGCGCGGTGCCACAAGCAGATCTACGACGAGTGGAACGAGTCGGCGCACCATTTCGCATCGTTCAACAACCAGTGGTACCGGAAGTCGATCGAGTACATGCAGGACATGGTCGGCACGACGCCGTCCAAGTGGTGTGCCGGCTGCCATGACCACGCCGTGTTCTTCAACGGCCGCTTCGACACGCCGATCAAGCAGCAGATCGACACGCCGGAGGCGCAGAACGGGCTGAGCTGCACGTCGTGCCATGCAATCACGCACGTGGGCAGCTCGATGGGCAACGGCAACTTCGTCATCGAGTACCCACCGCTGCACGACCTGGCGGTCAGCGGCCAGCCACTGCTCCAGTGGACGCACGACAAGTTGCTCGAGCTCGACCCGCAGCCGCACCGCGAGACGTTCCTGAAGCCGTTCATGACCGACCAGACGCCCGAGTACTGCAGCAGCTGCCACAAGGTGCACCTGGACGTGCCGGTCAACGGCTATCGCTGGATTCGCGGCTTCAACGACTACGACAACTGGCAGGCGTCGGGCGTGTCGGGCATGGGCGCACGCGCCTTCTACTACCCCGCGAAGTCGGCCGGCTGTGGCGACTGTCACATGCCGAAGGTCGCCTCGACCGACCCGACAGCCAGGGACGGCAAGCACAAGAGCCACCGGTTCGCGGCCGCCAACACCGCGTTGCCGTTCGTGAACGGGCACGCGACGCAGCTGAAGGCCGTCCAGTCCTTCCTCAAGGACGGCCAGGTGAGCATCGACATCTTTGGTCTCGTGCGCTCGTCGGCGGGCACGGCTGGCGAGGAACGCGCGGTTGCCGGCAGCGAGCCGCGTGCCGCCAGCACCTTCGCCGTCGGTGAGGAGTCGATCAACTTCGGCGCGAGCACGGCGGTACTCAAGCCGGCGCTGCCGGTGGTGGCGCCGCTCGACAAGGTCACGCCGGCCGTTCGGCGCGGCGAGTCGGTGCGCCTCGAGGTCGTGGTGCGCACGCGCAAGGTCGGGCACTTCTTCCCGGGCGGCACCGTGGACGGCTTCGACGTCTGGGTCGAGCTCGAAGCTGTCGACAGCAAGGGACGCACGATCATGCACAGCGGCGTCGTCGCCGACGATGGCAAGGGGCCGGTCGAACCCGGCGCGCACTTCTACCGGAGCCTGCTGCTCGACGCCAGGGGCAACCCGATCAACAAGCGCAACGCCTGGTCGGCGCGATCGGTCGCGTACGTGCGCCTGATCCCGCCCGGCGCGGCCGACACGATCCACTACCGTCTCGACGTACCCGCCGACGCGGGTGACCGGATCACCCTCAAGGCGAGGCTGAACTACCGCAAGTTCGCCTGGTGGAACACGCAGTGGGCGTTTGCCGGCGTGCGCGACCCGGCGCAGCGCGACGCGAGCATCGGCCGCGACCACGACAGCGGTCGCTGGCTGTTCACGGGCGACACGTCACACGTGCCGGGAGGTGTGAAGGCCATCCCCGCGATCCCGATCACGGTGATGGCCGAGGCGACGGCGACGCTGCAGGTGGTCGGCGCGACCGATCCCCTCCCACCTGACGCGCCCCTGGTACACCAGAGCGTGCGCGAGCGCTGGAACGACTACGGCATCGGCCTCCTGCTGCAGGGGGACCTCAAGGGCGCGGAAGCGGCGTTTCTCAACGTGACTCAGGCCGAGCCCGGCTATGCCGACGGCTGGGTCAACGTCGCCAGGGCCCGCATCAACGAGGGAAACGTCGATGGCGCCGGTGAGGTCCTGAAGAAGGCGCTTGCGATCAACCCGGCGCTGGCCAAGACCCACTTCTTCGTCGGCCAGACCGCCAAATCGCTTGGCAACTACGACGATGCGATCACGCACCTGCGCGAAGCCGCACGCCAGTTCCCACGTGATCGGGTGGTGCGCAACCAGCTCGGGCGGGTGCTGTTCCTGAAGCGGCAGTATCCGGAGGCCGTCAGCGAGTTCAAGGCAGCGCTCGATGTGGACCCCGAGGATCTGCAGGCGCATTACAACCTGATGCTCTGCTACCAGGGCATGGGCCAGCAGGAACTCGCCATGCGCGAGCGGACGTTGTACGAACGCTTCAAGGCCGACGAGGCGTCGCAGGCGATTACCGGCGACTACCGCCGCCTGAACCCCGACGATAACAACGAGCGGCAGGGCGTGCACGAGCATCGGCAGGCGTCCGCGTGGCCCGCGGGTGGTAGGGACGGCTCTCCGAGCCGTCCATCTCCAAAGAGCCATCCTTCACCCGCGGAGACCGCACGGACATGGACCGCTCAGAGAGCGGTCCCTACCTCGCAGAAATGA
- a CDS encoding CRTAC1 family protein — protein sequence MATLDQQAARPHPNLLALQGESASTESKQLRPGQAVVQPVDMPDLWLPRWSRREFLRVAGSTAVAAASPWPAAHAQGPEATFEAVPPGRSGITWVHDNAMSEFRYLPETCGSGCAFLDYDGDGWMDLYLVNSGPADFFTPKTPLRNALYRNNRDGTFTDVTEKAGVPGGTFGMGVAVGDFDNDGFPDLLVTAYGNCTLYRNNGNGTFTNVTDKAGLRVPGWTTSAVWFDYDNDGRLDLFVCSFVEFSLKTNVYCGDNKLGRRYYCIPRVFKPSASFLFHNNGDGTFTDVTRGTDIQRALGKGLGVVATDVNKDGQLDLFVANDTVQNFLFMNRGAGKWDEIGLSSEVGFSANGQPRSGMGVDAADFDQDGWEDLFVANVDQEMFSLYKNRGNESFQDVAHANGVAQSTRLLSGWGLKFFDYDNDGHLDLLLSNGHPDDMIEKYSTQVTYREPLLLFRNEGGRLKDVSASSGPVFKEQFSARGLAVGDFDNDGRLDVLINNNGSAPTLLHNRAGRDHHWIGLTLQGVKCNRDAIGARISWSVGGKVTRRFKTGGGSYLSAHDPREILGLGTATHVDWIEIAWPAPSTQVDRITTAKVDAYQKVVEGKGVVNG from the coding sequence GTGGCAACGCTCGACCAGCAGGCGGCGCGTCCTCACCCAAACCTATTAGCTCTCCAAGGCGAGTCAGCGAGTACCGAATCGAAGCAACTTCGGCCGGGCCAGGCCGTGGTACAACCCGTCGATATGCCTGATCTGTGGCTCCCGCGGTGGTCACGCCGCGAGTTCCTCCGCGTCGCCGGAAGCACCGCCGTTGCCGCGGCGTCGCCGTGGCCGGCCGCCCATGCCCAAGGGCCCGAGGCGACCTTCGAAGCCGTTCCGCCTGGCCGTAGCGGCATTACGTGGGTGCACGACAACGCCATGTCCGAGTTCCGGTACCTGCCCGAGACATGCGGATCGGGCTGCGCGTTCCTCGATTACGACGGCGACGGGTGGATGGACCTCTACCTGGTCAACAGCGGACCGGCCGACTTCTTCACCCCGAAGACGCCGCTGCGCAACGCGTTGTACCGCAACAATCGGGACGGGACGTTCACCGACGTCACCGAGAAGGCCGGCGTACCGGGCGGGACGTTCGGCATGGGCGTCGCGGTCGGCGATTTCGACAACGACGGCTTCCCCGACCTGTTGGTCACCGCCTACGGCAATTGCACGCTGTACCGCAACAACGGCAACGGCACGTTCACCAACGTCACCGACAAGGCAGGATTGCGCGTGCCGGGATGGACGACGAGCGCGGTGTGGTTCGACTACGACAACGACGGCCGTCTCGACCTGTTTGTCTGCAGCTTCGTCGAGTTCTCGCTCAAGACCAACGTCTACTGCGGCGACAACAAGCTGGGACGCCGGTACTACTGCATCCCGCGCGTCTTCAAGCCGTCGGCCTCGTTCCTGTTCCACAACAACGGCGACGGCACCTTCACCGACGTCACCAGGGGCACCGACATCCAGCGCGCCCTCGGCAAGGGCCTCGGCGTCGTCGCGACCGACGTCAACAAGGACGGGCAGCTCGATCTGTTCGTCGCCAACGACACGGTGCAGAACTTCCTGTTCATGAACCGCGGCGCCGGCAAGTGGGACGAGATCGGGCTGTCGTCGGAAGTCGGCTTCTCGGCCAACGGCCAGCCGCGTTCGGGCATGGGCGTGGACGCCGCCGACTTCGACCAGGATGGCTGGGAAGACCTGTTTGTCGCCAACGTCGACCAGGAGATGTTCTCCCTCTACAAGAACCGCGGCAACGAGTCGTTCCAGGACGTGGCCCACGCCAATGGCGTGGCGCAGTCGACGCGCCTGCTCAGTGGCTGGGGGCTGAAGTTCTTCGACTACGACAACGACGGTCACCTCGACCTGCTGCTCTCCAATGGCCACCCGGACGACATGATCGAGAAGTACTCGACGCAGGTGACCTACAGGGAGCCGCTGCTGCTGTTCCGCAACGAGGGTGGGCGTCTCAAGGACGTGAGCGCGAGCAGCGGCCCGGTGTTCAAGGAGCAGTTTTCCGCGCGCGGTCTCGCCGTCGGCGACTTCGACAACGATGGCCGCCTCGACGTCCTGATCAACAACAACGGCTCGGCACCGACGCTGCTGCACAACCGCGCCGGCCGTGACCACCACTGGATCGGGCTCACGCTTCAGGGCGTGAAATGCAACCGCGACGCGATCGGCGCGCGAATCAGCTGGTCGGTCGGCGGCAAGGTCACCCGCCGCTTCAAGACCGGCGGCGGCAGTTACCTCTCGGCGCACGATCCGCGCGAGATCCTCGGCCTCGGCACGGCGACGCATGTCGACTGGATCGAGATTGCCTGGCCGGCGCCGAGTACGCAGGTGGACCGCATCACCACCGCCAAGGTCGATGCCTACCAGAAGGTGGTCGAGGGCAAGGGGGTGGTCAACGGGTGA